TGGTCCGCGGGGCCGGCTTCAAGATGTTCCCCGACTCCAAGGCAGCGCGGGGCGAGGGTCAGCCCGCTCCTGCCGAGGCACCGGTGGCGGACGGCAGCCTGACCCCGGCGGCCAAGATCTTCACCGAGGTCACGCGCGGCAACCACTGGTGACGCCGGGGCCGCCCGCCTCGGCGGGTTGGGTCACAGGTCAGCGGTCCAGGTAGAGGTCGTCGCCCTGCTTGACGACCTTCGCCCGGCCGAGCGGAACCACGGCGCTGATGCCCTTGAAGAGGGCGCCGAGTCCGGGGATCTTGGCGAAGACGCCCTGGGGGCCGCGGACCATGCGGCCCGACGAGACGTCGTACTTCGCGCCGTGCCAGGGACAGACCAGGCAGCCGTCCTTGGCGATGGCTCCGTTGGCGAGGTCGGCTCCGAGGTGACGGCACCGACGGCCGACGGCGAAGTAGTGATCCTGCTCCGCGCTGCCGTTGTTGCCGACGGCGTAACCGTCGACGCCCTTGACGGTGCGGCGCGGGAATGACCTGGCGGGTCCGACGAGCTTCATGGCTGCCTCCGGTTGGCTTCGCCTCAGCCTACGGCGGGGCACCACAGTGCTGCCTAGACTCGGCGTGTGCCGAACCCGGACCTGACCCCGCTCCTGCGCGACCGTTGCAGCCCCCGCGTCTTCGACCCGGCCCACCGGCTGGCCGAGCCTGATCTCCGGTTGCTCCTCGAGGCGGCCCGCTGGGCGCCGAGCGCGGGCAACTCCCAGCCGTGGGCCTTCCTCGTGGGAGTCCGTGGCGACCGGACGCACCGGGAGATCTGCCAGCACCTGTCGCGGGGCAACTCCGGGTGGGTGCCGAGGGCCAGCGCCGTGCTGATCTCGGTCTGCCGGATCGCATCCGACCCGGACGACGACGCGCCGGCCTTCTCCGACTACGCCCAGTACGACGTCGGCCAGGCCGTCGCGAACCTCACCGTCCAGGCCTCTGCGCTCGGCCTCAGCGTGCACCAGTTCGCCGGCTTCGACCACGACGCCGTGACGGCCGCGTTCGGGGTGCCCGCGCACTGGAAGGTCACCACTGGTGTCGCGATCGGTCGGGTCGGGGACCCGACGACGACCGACATCCCCGAGCGGAAGCCGTCGGACCGCAAGCCGCTCTCCGAGTTCGTGTACGCCGGGCAGTGGGGCGCGGCGTACGACGCCTGACCGGTCGCCGGGCGTGCTTGGATGACCACCATGCTGTCCCGCCTCACCTCTCGCCACGGCGTCTCGGTGGCTCTCGTGGTCTTCGTCATGGTGCTGATCACGTTCCCCGTGGTCTGGAGCGCCTGGAACTCGTGGCGTCTCGACGTCGTGGGTGTGGAGACGACGGCCGAGGTCACCGGCACCGACACGCTTCCCCCGAGCTCGCCCCAGCCTGACCGGTTCTTCATCCGCTACCACCTGCCGACCGACGCGGACCCGCAGCACTCCCAGTACACCGCCGAGGTCGACGAGGAGACCTATGAGTCGGCGAAGGCGACGGACCAGGTTCGCGCGACCTACCTCCCGGGCAACCCGGGCGCCAACGTCGTCGAGGGCCACGTGTCCAACCGGATCGTGCTCTGGCTCGTCCTCGCGGCAGACCTCTCCATGCTCGGCGTCCTTGCCCTGGCGCTGAAGTTCGGCGACAGGCCGGAGCAGCAGCTGGTCCTGCTGGCCACGGAGGACGTGGTGCGGTGCAAGCCCGGGTTCGCGGTCGAGCAGGACGGCTTG
This genomic interval from Nocardioides cavernaquae contains the following:
- a CDS encoding Rieske (2Fe-2S) protein; its protein translation is MKLVGPARSFPRRTVKGVDGYAVGNNGSAEQDHYFAVGRRCRHLGADLANGAIAKDGCLVCPWHGAKYDVSSGRMVRGPQGVFAKIPGLGALFKGISAVVPLGRAKVVKQGDDLYLDR
- a CDS encoding nitroreductase family protein, with protein sequence MPNPDLTPLLRDRCSPRVFDPAHRLAEPDLRLLLEAARWAPSAGNSQPWAFLVGVRGDRTHREICQHLSRGNSGWVPRASAVLISVCRIASDPDDDAPAFSDYAQYDVGQAVANLTVQASALGLSVHQFAGFDHDAVTAAFGVPAHWKVTTGVAIGRVGDPTTTDIPERKPSDRKPLSEFVYAGQWGAAYDA